The sequence CCGGAAGCTCGCGGCGGAGGCCCAGGCGGTGGAGACCAGCTGGGCGGTCGTGAGGCCGGACGCCAGGACCTTCGCCTTGAGGGCGGTGACGTCGGCGTCACCCACGAGTTCGTGGTCGACGACCGGCACCGGGTCCTGCCACAGCTGTGGCTCGGCGACCCACGGCCCCAGGAAGCGGCTGACCGGACCCATGTCGCGGTGCAGCAGCTTGTACCACGCCTTGGCGAAGGCCAGGGCGAACTCGCCCGGGTTCTCCAGGAAGCGGCGGGAGATCTTTTCGTATGCCGGGTCGACGCGCAACGACAGGTCGGTCGTGAGCATCGTCGGCTTGTGCTTCTTCGCCGGGTCGTGGGCGTCCGGGATGATGGCCTCGGCGTCCTTGGCGACCCACTGCTTGGCGCCGCCGGGGCTCGTGGTCAGCTCCCACTCGTAGCCGAAGAGGATCTCGAAGAAGCGGTTGCTCCACCGCGTCGGCACGTCGGTCCACGTCACCTCGAGGCCGCTGGTGATCGTGTCACCGCCCTTGCCGCTGCCGTACGTGCTCAGCCAGCCCAGGCCCTGCGCCTCCAGCGGGGCGCCCTCCGGCTCCGGGCCCACGTGGTCGTCGGCGACGCCGGCGCCGTGGGTCTTGCCGAAGGTGTGGCCGCCGGCGATCAGAGCGACGGTCTCCTCGTCGTTCATCGCCATCCGGCCGAAGGTCTCCCGGATGAAGTGGGCCGCCGCCCGCGGGTCCGCGTTGCCGCGAGGCCCCTCCGGGTTGACGTAGATGAGACCCATCTCGGTCGCGCCGACCTCGGGCGACATCTGCGCCTCGCTGACGTAGCGCTCGTCACCCAGCCAGGTGTCCTCCGGACCCCAGAAGATCTCCTCGGGCTCCCAGACGTCCTCCCGGCCGAAGCCGAAGCCGAACGTCTTGAAGCCCATCGACTCCAGGGCGACGTTGCCGGCGAGCACGAGCAGGTCGGCCCAGGAGATCTTCTGGCCGTACTTCTGCTTGACCGGCCAGAGCAGGCGGCGGGCCTTGTCGAGGTTGGCGTTGTCGGGCCAGCTGTTGAGCGGGGCGAACCGCTGACCGCCGTCGCCGGCACCGCCGCGACCGTCGTGGATGCGGTACGTGCCCGCCGCGTGCCAGCTCATCCGGATCATGAGCCCGCCGTAGTGGCCGAAGTCGGCCGGCCACCAGTCCTGCGAGGTGGTCAGGACCTGGGTGATGTCCCGCTTGAGGGCCTCGACGTCGAGCTTGCCGAACTCCTTGGCGTAGCTGAAGCCCTCGCCCAGCGGGTTGCCCTTCGGCGAGTTGGCGTGCAGCACCGAGAGGTCCAGCTGGTTGGGCCACCAGTCCCGGTTCGTGCGCGGACGACCGCCGGTCCTCGGCGTCGGCGAGTCGATCGCCGGGTTCTCGCTCTCGCTGCCGTGCGCGGTCACCGAGTCGTGCGCGACCGGGCAGCCGGCCGCCGCCTTCTGGTCGACGCCCTGTGCGCTGGAGGGAGTGTTGTCCTGGGTGTCGCTCATGTGTTTCCTTCCGAACTGGCGGATCACTGGGGCATGCTTTCGGTCGCGCAGTCGGGGCAGGTGCCCCAATAGACGACCTCCGCCTCGTCGACCACGAAACCGTGGTCGTCGGAGGCGGTGAGACAGGGGGCATGGCCGACGGCGCAGTCGACGTCGGCGATCGCACCGCACGAGCGGCACACGACGTGGTGGTGGTTGTCCCCCACCCGGGACTCGTAGCGGGCGGTCGCACCGGCGGGCTCGATGCGCCGCACCAGACCGGCGGCGGTGAGTGCACGTAGTACGTCGTACACCGCCTGGTGGGAGACCGTGGGGAGATCCGCCCGAACCAGCCCGATGACCGTTTCGGTGTCGACGTGCGGGTGGTCGCGCAGCGCTGCGAGCACCGCCAACCGGGGCCGGGTGACACGCAACGAGGCCGTCCGCAGCTGCGCCTCGAAGTCGGCCGTCATATGATCAACGTAGTACATTTTCTGGAACGAATCAAGTTTGCCCGGACGCCGCGCCGTCTTCGGATCGTGCGGCCTGGGGCAGCCCGGCGGGGCGTACCGCCGCAGGGACTCAGTGCCGCTGCCAGACGAGCCAGCGTCGATCGTCCTGGAAGCCGGCCCGCTCGTAGAAGCGCACGGCGCCCGCACGGCCACCCGCATGCCATCTCCTCGACGCCCCGCGACAGGCCGAAAGAGTTCAGGGCCGATCACGACGACCGGCGCCGAAAATGTTACTGCCGGTGGCCACGGCCGGCCCTCCCACCGTGAGCCCGCACTCTGGAGCTTCGGCCGACCGGGTGACTGACGGCCACGAACACGAACGGCCACTTCCATGTGCGGTGAACAACTCGGCCTGCGTACGAAGAAGGCTGCTGCCTCGCCCTGTCGGTGCGGAACTCGGGTGCTGGCCCACTGTCGTGCCGGCGCGCGGCCTAATTTCTTGCCGCGCCCCGTGTGCTGCGCAGGGTTCCGTGGCCGCTCACGGCTCGGTGCGGCCACCAGGATCGACGCAGAAGGTCAGAGAGTCAGGATGATCTTTCCTTTGGTACGGCCGGTCTGGCCGATCTGGTGGGCCTTGGCGACCTGTTCGAGGGGCAGTACAGCGTCCACCTCGACCCGGAGCTGCCGCGTGCCGACCAGGCCGGCGAGGGATGAGAGCCCGGCGGCGTCCGGCTCGACGATCATGAATCGGGCCCGCTTGCCCTGCCGGGCTGCCGCCTCCTCCAGGTACGTCTCGGCCGGCGAGGCGAGGGCGACCAGGATGCCGCCCGGGCGCAGGGTCCGCAGCGAACGCGGCCCGTACTCGCCGCCGATCGAGTCCACGATCACGTCGAGGTCGTGCAGCCGCTCGGCGAAGTCCGTCGTGGTGTAGTCGATGACCTCGTCGGCACCCAGCCCACGGACGAACGCGTGCTTGGCCGCGCTCGCGGTGCCGATCACGTGTGCACCACGCGCCTTGGCGATCTGCACGGCGAGGTGGCCGACGCCGCCCGCAGCCGCGTGCACCAGGACACGCTGGCCCGGCTGGACGTCGGCGACGTCGACGAGTGCCTGCCACGCGGTGAGCCCGGCGAGCCCCAGACCGGCCGCCTGAACGTGGGACAGCCCGGCAGGCTTGCGGGCGAGGTGCCGCGACGGTGCCGCCACGTACTCCGCGTAGGTGCCGGCCGGCTGCGGTAGCCGTGGCATGCCGAAAACCTCGTCACCGGGCCGGAACAGCGCGGCCCCGACGCCGGCCGCCTCGACCACGCCGGACAGGTCCCAGCCCAGCCGCACCGGCCGGCCGAGCAGGCCGCCGGTCTCGCGGTGCCAGAAGTCGGTCGGGTTGACCCCGACCGCGTGGACCCGGACGAGCACCTCCGCCGGGCCGGGCTCGGGGCGGTCGACCTCCACCAGATTGAGGACTTCGGGCCCGCCGAGCCGGTCCTGTTCGATCGCACGCATCGCATGCCCTTCCGTTCGTCGTCGGTCTGCGCGATCCACCCTGCCGGAGCCGCGTTCGAAGGTTCGAGTGGCCAGATCGCCAATATGTGGAAGGATCTGGCCATGCGTCGTGTGGTCGTCCTGGCGCTCGACGGCGTGTACCCGTTCGAGCTGAGCATTCCGGTCCGCATCTTCGGCACCGCTGTCGGTCCCGACGATGAGCCGCTCTACGAGGTGGTCACCTGCAGCGTCGACGGCGAGTCGGTCGCCACCAGCGCGGACTTCACCGTGGCCGTCCAGCACGGCCCCGAGGTGATCGACACGGCCGACACACTTGTGCTTCCGCCCTTCGTCTGCGATCCGATCGGCGACCAGGACTGGCTGCCTGAACCGGTCGCGGCGGCGCTGCGCCGGTTGCGGCCCGATGCGCGGATCGTGTCCATCTGCACAGCCTCGTACGTGCTGGCCACCGCCGGGCTGCTCGACGGCCGGCCGGCCACCACGCACTGGAACAACGCGGAGCACTTCCAGCGCGCGTTTCCGAACGTGAAGGTCGACGCGGACGTGCTGTTCATCGACGACGGACAGGTGCTCACCGCGGCCGGCGTGGCGTCCGGCATGGACCTGTGTCTGCACCTGGTGCGCCGCGACCACGGCAGCGCCGTCGCCAACCGGGTGGCGCGGCTGTGCGTCGTACCGCCGTGGCGTGAGGGCGGCCAGGCGCAGTTCATCGACCGTCCGGTGCCCGAGCCGGCGACCGCGACCACGTCCGAGACCCGGCAGTGGGCACTCGGACAGCTACACCGGCCGATCACCCTCGCCGAGCTGGCCCGGCACGCCCGCACGAGCGTACGCACGTTCTCGCGCCGCTTCCGCGCCGAGGTCGGCATGACACCGGTGCAGTGGCTCGCGCGGCAGCGGGTCGAACACGCCCGCCGTCTGCTGGAGACCACCGACCTGCCGGTCGACCGGGTCGCCGCCGAGGCCGGCTTCGGCACCGCCGCGTCGCTGCGTCAGCACCTGACCGGCGCGATCGGGGTCTCGCCGACGGTGTACCGGCAGACGTTCCGCACCACGGTGTCGACGGCCCCCGCGTCGTGACATCCGCTGCTGGCACCCCACCGTGTGAGGAGGCGGCGGCGAGGGTCGTCCTAGTGACGGGTCAGCACGATGAGGTCGGCGTCGTGAGTCGCGCTCCACTGCACGGGCAGGCCGACCGCGCCGAGATGGCTACCGGAGTAGTGCCGGTCGCCGTGCCGGTAGCGGGCCGCCGGGTCAAGGCCGTGCAGCGGCAACCGGACCGGGCGGGACGGCAGCAGGCCGACGCCGTCCAGCCGGCCGGTGTGCCAGGCCAGTACGACCACCCGGCTCTGGTCAGGCGCGGTGTACTGCACGGCGCAACGGGCCTGGTCGGGCCCGCCGATCAGGTGCACCTCACCGTGCGTGACGACGTCCCGGATCTCCTTGTAGCGGGCGATCCAGATGGCCGCCTCGGCCCGCTCGGCGGGGGTCCAGGCCCGGATGTCCGCGCCGATGCCGAGCACACCGGCCATCGCCAGCACGAACCGGAACGCCAGTGTTCGCGGCCGTGGGTCGAACAGGCCGGGCGCGTCGGTGACCCAGGAGCTGAGCAGGTGCGGGGCGTTGGCGTGCAGAAACCCGTACTGGATGGCCAGCCGGTCCAGCGGCCCGGTGTTGTCGCTCGGCCAGAACACGTCGGCGCGGGCGGCCATCGCCAGGTCGGTCCGCGCGCCACCGCCGGCACAGGCCTCGATCAGCACACCGGGGTGGTCCCGGCGCAGCCGCTCGTAGATCTGGTGCAGGTTGGCGACGTGTGCGCCGTCCAGGTCGAGCGGACCGGCCCCGCCCGGACGCCCCGGCTCGGTACGCGGCCGGTTGAAGTCCCACTTCAGGTAGTCGATGTCGTATCGGCGCAGCAGATCATCCACGGTGGAGTGCACGAACTCGGCGACCTCCGGCCGGCCCAGGTCGAGCAGGTACTGGTTGCGTACCGGGGTGAGCGGCCGACCGTCGACGGAGTAGACCCACTCCGGGTGCTCGGCGTAGAGCGTCGATTTCGGGTTGACGCACTCCGGCTCGACCCAGAGCCCGAAGTTCAGCCCGAGTGCGCGGACGTCGGCGATGAACGCGTCGAACCCGGCCGGGAACTTCGCCGGGTCGGGCCGCCAGTCTCCCAACCCGGCGGTGTCGTCGTCGCGGCCGACGAACCAGCCGTCGTCCACGACGAACGTCTCCACACCGAGTTCGGCGGCGATCCCGGCGAGGGCGAGCTGGCTCTCCGCCTCGACTGCGAAGTAGGTGGCCTCCCAGGAGTTGTAGAGCACCGGGCGCGGGGTGAGCCGTTCCCCGGCGAGCAACCGCTGGTGGGTGTGCCAGACCCGGGCCAGCCCGTCCAGGCCGTCCGGGCTGTACGCCCCGGTGACCACCGGCAGGGTCAGCCGCCCGCCCGCGGCCAGCTCAAGCGGGCCGTCGACCAGCTGGCGGCCGGCCCGGACCCGGGTCAGGCCGCCGGTGTCCCGCTCGGCGCAGATCTCCCACGAGCCGGTCCAGGCCAACGCCACCCCAGGCCGGGCCGGCCGGCTCGGCGGCGTCCCGGACGGTCAGCCAGGGCACGTGCAGGTGCCCGGGTACGCCCTGGGAGCTGCCGATGCTGAACGTGCCGTGGCCCAACTCGACGTGGGAGAGCTGGAACTCCTGTGCCCACTGCCCCCACTGGTGGCTGAGCAGCGCGCCGTGCGGCGTCGGCACGCAGAACCCACCCGAGGAGGCCCGGACCACCCGCAGCGAGCCGGTGCCGTCGTTTGTCAACTCGACCCACCGCTGCACCACGTCGGTGCCGACGGGCACCTGGTAGCGCACGGTGGCGCGTAGCCCGGTCACCGGGTCGGCGAAGTCGACCGCCAGCTCCCGCTGGTCGGCATCGACCCGCGCGTCGGTGTGGACGAGGCCGACCCGGCGCTCCCCGCTGGGGGTCTCGATCACCAGGTCGGCGCCGGTGAAGGGGCGGTCGGCGTCGGTGGCGTACTCGATGGGGGCGGCGTCCCCGGCGGTGAGGAACGGCACCGGGCCGTCGTAGGCGACCGGCGAGGGCCCGTCGGAGACGCCGTGCGGCCCCCACGCGACCAGCTCCAGCCAGCGACCGTGCGTCGGGACGGTCACGGTGTACTCGGTGTGCGCGCCGCGCAGCGTCCAGCGCCGCCCGATCGCGGCGGTCACTTGACCGCTCCGAGCGCCAGGCCGGAGACGAAGTGCCGCTGGAAGCGCAGGAAGACCGCGACGGTGGGGACGGCCGCGATGACCGTGCCGGCGGCGATGACGTTCCAGGACGAGACGAACTGCCCCTGCAGGGCGAGCAGCGCCGGGGTGACCGGCATGTTGTCGTCGGTGCGCAGCACGGTGATCGCCCAGAGCAGATCGTTGAAGATCCAGGTGAAGGAGAGCGCCCCGAGGGCGGCCAGCGCCGGCCGGGTCAGCGGCAGGATCACCCGGGTGAAGATCTGCGCCGTGCCGGCGCCGTCGATCGTGGCCGCCTCCTGGATCTCGCCCGGCAGGTCCCGCATGAAGCCGTGCAGGACGAAGGTGTAGAAGCCGAGCCCGAAACCGACCTGCACCGCGATCAACGCCCAGAGCGTGTCGTACAGGCCGGTCAACTCGCTGAACTTGGCCACCGGGATGAGCAGGATCTGCGGCGGCAGCAGGTTGCCGGCGAGCATCAGCAGCAGGATGGTCCGCCGCCCGGGGATCCGGAAGCGGCTCAGCGCGAACGCGGCCATCGCGGACAGCCCCAGGCTCAACACCACCGACGGGACGGTGACCAGGGTGCTGTTGATCAACGCGCGCAGCTCGCCGCCGTCGGTCCAGGCCTGCCGGTAGGTGTCCAGGGTGAACGACCGGGGCAGGCTGCCCACGCCGTGCGCGGCGATGTCGTCGAACGATCGGGTGGACATCAGCACGACCCAGAGCACCGGGCCCAGCCAGAGCAGCGAGAGCAGGATCATGCCGGTGTGGAAGGCCCCGGTGCGGAGCTTGTTCATCACGCTTCCTCCCGGAACGCGCGGACCAGGTAGCCGAGGATGACGGCCAGCGCGAGCACGAAGATCACGACGGCGATCGCGGAGGCGTAGCCCAGCCGCAGGCTCTGGAACGCGGTCGAGTACATGTAGGTGCTGAGCAGCTCCGACGAGTGGTACGGCCCGCCCCTGGTCAGCGACCAGACGATGTCGAACGAGCGGAGCGAGTCGATCACGATGATCGACAGCACCACGGCGTTGATCCCCCGGAGCTGGGGGATGGTGACGTGCCGCAGCCGCTGCCAGGAGTTGGCGCCGTCCATCCGGGCCGCCTCGTGCAGCGCCGGGTCGATCGCCTTCAGCCCGGCCAGGAACAGCACCATCACGTACCCGATCTGCCGCCACAGCGCGGGCAGGATCACCGCGTACAGCGCGGTCTGCGGGTCGGCCAGCCAGGGCCGGATCAGCTGCTCCAGGCCGACGGCCCGCAGCAGCGTGTCGGCGACGCCGTCGGGCTGGTAGAAGACCCGCCAGACGAGCGCGGTCACGACCAGCGAGAAGACCACCGGGGTGAACAGCGCGGCCCGGTAGAAGCCGACGCCGCGCCGCTCCTTCTGCAGGATCAGCGCCATGCCGAAGCCGCCCAGCACGGAGAGGCCGCCGAACAGCACCAGCCAGATCACCGTGTTGACCAGCGCGCCCCGGAATGTGGCGTCACCGGCCAGCTCGACGTAGTTGTCCGCGCCGACGTAGGCCGGCGGCGACATGCCGTCCCAGCTGGTGAGGGAGAACCAGAAGCCCTGGAGCGCCGGCCAGAAGACCCAGACGCTCTCGACCGCGAACGGCACCAGGACGAACGCCACCAGCAGCGGCGACAGTCGAGCCGACCGTCGCCGCCGACGGGTGGGGGTGACCGAAGTCGTGGAGATCGTTGCGGTCACGTCAGCCCTTGAAGACCTTCTCGGCGCTGCTCTGCCACTCCCGCAGGATCGCGTCGATCTGGTCCGGCTTGTCGATGAACTTGATCAGCGCGGTGTCCGCGGTCGGCTGGAGCGCGTCGTTCGAGTCGCGGTTGAAGAACTGGGTCAGCTCCTTGGCCTCGTCCAGCATCGCCTTGCCCTTGACCACCAGCGGCGAGTCGACCGCCTTCGCCTTGGGGTTGGCCGGCAGCACGATGCCGGAGCTGGCCTTGACGTACGCCTCCTGCGCCTCGACTCCGGCGAGGTAGGCGAGCAGGGCCCTGGTGCCGGTCGGGTTGGCGGTCTTCGCGCTGGCGAAAAAGCCGTCCGTCGGGGCCTCCTCGGCCAGTGGCACCGCCGGATCGATGACCGGGAACCGGAAGAAGTCCAGGTCGCCGAGGGCGTCCTTGGGTGCCGCGTCGGCGAAGAACGTGCCGATCAGGAACATGCCGGTCTTGCCGGCCAGCAGCGCGGTGGTCGCCTCCTGGAACGGGTACGCCTTGCCCTTCGGGTCGAAGTAGGGCAGGGCCTCGCGCCAGCGGGTGAAGACCGCCTTGACCCGGGGGTCGTCGAAGCGCTGCTTGCCGGCGAGCAACTCGCGGTGGAAGGGTGCGCCGTTGATCCGGATGTTGAGGTAGTCGAACCAGGCCGAGGCCACCCAGGGGGTGTCGCCCAGGCCGATGCCGATCGGCGGCACGCCCTTGCTCTTCAGCGTCTCGCAGAGGGCCAGGAAGTCGGTCCAGGTCTTCGGCTCCCGCACGCCCCACTTGGCGAAGTTGGACTTGCGGTAGAAGAAGCCCCACCAGTAGTTGTTCATCGGAACGAAGATCTGCTTGCCGCTGGCGTCGGTGGAGAGGGTGCGCAGCGACTGGGGGTAGTCGCCCAGCGACTTCCAGACGTCGGAGACGTCCAGCAGCAGGTCCTTGCTGGCGTAGTCGTTGGCGACCGAGCCCGCGTACCAGGTGTAGAGGTCCGGCGGGTTGGCCGAGGTCAGGTAGGTCGGCAGCTGGACCCGGAAGGTCTCCGAGGCGATCGTGTTGAGCCTCGCCGTGCCCTTGCCCTGCGCGTTGAAACTCTCGATCAGCTTCTCCATCGCCGCCTTGGCCTGCGGCGAGGAGAGGTTGGACTGGATGGTGATCGCGCCCGAGCCGTCGCTCGTCGTCGGCCCACCCGCGGAGCTGGCGCACGCGCTGAGGAGCGAGCCGGCGCCGAGTGCGCCCAGGCCGGCAAGCCCGAGGTGGCCGAGGAACTGCCGGCGACCGGGGTCGAAGTCGCTCACGGAGGTATCCCTTCCTCTACGACACGTAGCGTCACCGCGCTTTGTGTCGTCCATGTGAATGCTGTGCCGAGAAGGTTGCATCGCCCCTCCCCGGCTGTCAAGATATCTTCGTAATTAATGGTTAGACGAGACCAAGGCGAGAGTCAGGTGGATCAGCATATGCGCCGACTTGAGGGCAAGAATGCGCTGGTCACCGGCGCGATGGGCGGGATCGGCGCCGCCACCGCCCGGCGACTCGCCGCCGACGGAGCAGCCGTCGCGCTGCTCGACGTGCACGACACGACACCGCTGGCCGACGAACTGACCGCCGGCGGCGACCGAGCACTTTCCGTAATGGGCGATGTCAGCGACGAGGCCGACTGGACGGCCGCCGTCGCGGCCACGCGGGCCGGCCTCGGCCCGGTCGACATCCTGGTCAGCGCCGCCTACGCCGTGCAGGTCGCGCCAGCACACGAAACCAGCCGGCAATCCTGGGACCACCAGCTCGGCGTCAGCCTCACCGGCTCCTTCCTCGGCGTCCGCGCCTGCCTGGACGACCTGCGGGCAGGCTCGGGCGCGGTGGTGCTGATCTCCTCGGTGCACGCGCTGGTGGGGTTGCCCGGCCGGCCCGCGTACGCCGCGGCCAAGGGCGGCCTGGTCGCGCTCGGCCGCCAGCTCGCCGTGGAGTACGGCCCGCGGGTGCGGGTCAACACCGTGCTGCCGGGGCCCATCCTCACCGGCGCCTGGGCCGACGTGTCCGAAGAGGACCGGGAGCGCAGCGTCGCGCAGACCGTGGCGCAGCGCTTCGGCACACCGGACGAGGTGGCCGCCACGGTCGCCTTCCTCGCCTCACCGGACGCCGCCTACATCACCGGCGCGAGCCTCGTGGTGGACGGTGGATGGACAGCGGTGAAAGCCTCGGCCTGAGAGAGATCGATACCGACCAGCGAAAAGGCCAGGAGAGCATTGGCACAGTACGCACGCCGCGGCGTCCACGGGCAAACCGTCGAAGCGATCGCCCGTCGCATCCTCACCGGGGAGATCGCCGCCGGCGCGACCCTGAACATCGTCGCGTTGCAGGAGGAGTTCGACGTCAGCCTGACGGCGTTACGCGAGGCACTGAAGGTCCTGTCGGCAAAAGGCATCGTCGACGCCCGGCAGAAGCGCGGCACCTTCGTCCGGCCCCGTGCGGACTGGAACCTGCTCGACGGCGACGTGATCCGCTGGCAGTTCGCCGGGGACACCGACCAGCGGCTGCTCGACCAACTGCACGAGGTGCGCGCCATCATCGAGCCGGCCGCCGCGCGTCTGGCGGCCACCCGCGCCAGCGAGGACGACCTGGCCGCGCTCGACCGGGCACTGGCCGAGATGGCAGCGGCCAACGGTGACTCCGGCGCCGCCGTCGCCGCCGACCTCGCCTTCCACCGCGCGCTGCTCGCCGCCACCCACAACGAGCTACTGGAACGGATGGAGGTGGTGATGGAGACCGGGCTCGCCGAACGGGACCGTCTGGTGCACGGCGGCGCCGCGCACGACGACCCGGTGCCCAGCCACCGTGCGGTGGTCGACGCGCTGCGCGAGCGGGACGCCGCGGCGGCCGAGTCCGCCATGCGTG is a genomic window of Micromonospora tarapacensis containing:
- a CDS encoding alpha-galactosidase, which produces MAWTGSWEICAERDTGGLTRVRAGRQLVDGPLELAAGGRLTLPVVTGAYSPDGLDGLARVWHTHQRLLAGERLTPRPVLYNSWEATYFAVEAESQLALAGIAAELGVETFVVDDGWFVGRDDDTAGLGDWRPDPAKFPAGFDAFIADVRALGLNFGLWVEPECVNPKSTLYAEHPEWVYSVDGRPLTPVRNQYLLDLGRPEVAEFVHSTVDDLLRRYDIDYLKWDFNRPRTEPGRPGGAGPLDLDGAHVANLHQIYERLRRDHPGVLIEACAGGGARTDLAMAARADVFWPSDNTGPLDRLAIQYGFLHANAPHLLSSWVTDAPGLFDPRPRTLAFRFVLAMAGVLGIGADIRAWTPAERAEAAIWIARYKEIRDVVTHGEVHLIGGPDQARCAVQYTAPDQSRVVVLAWHTGRLDGVGLLPSRPVRLPLHGLDPAARYRHGDRHYSGSHLGAVGLPVQWSATHDADLIVLTRH
- a CDS encoding glycoside hydrolase family 36 N-terminal domain-containing protein, whose translation is MTAAIGRRWTLRGAHTEYTVTVPTHGRWLELVAWGPHGVSDGPSPVAYDGPVPFLTAGDAAPIEYATDADRPFTGADLVIETPSGERRVGLVHTDARVDADQRELAVDFADPVTGLRATVRYQVPVGTDVVQRWVELTNDGTGSLRVVRASSGGFCVPTPHGALLSHQWGQWAQEFQLSHVELGHGTFSIGSSQGVPGHLHVPWLTVRDAAEPAGPAWGGVGLDRLVGDLRRAGHRRPDPGPGRPPAGRRPA
- a CDS encoding SDR family NAD(P)-dependent oxidoreductase; this encodes MRRLEGKNALVTGAMGGIGAATARRLAADGAAVALLDVHDTTPLADELTAGGDRALSVMGDVSDEADWTAAVAATRAGLGPVDILVSAAYAVQVAPAHETSRQSWDHQLGVSLTGSFLGVRACLDDLRAGSGAVVLISSVHALVGLPGRPAYAAAKGGLVALGRQLAVEYGPRVRVNTVLPGPILTGAWADVSEEDRERSVAQTVAQRFGTPDEVAATVAFLASPDAAYITGASLVVDGGWTAVKASA
- a CDS encoding GlxA family transcriptional regulator, with translation MRRVVVLALDGVYPFELSIPVRIFGTAVGPDDEPLYEVVTCSVDGESVATSADFTVAVQHGPEVIDTADTLVLPPFVCDPIGDQDWLPEPVAAALRRLRPDARIVSICTASYVLATAGLLDGRPATTHWNNAEHFQRAFPNVKVDADVLFIDDGQVLTAAGVASGMDLCLHLVRRDHGSAVANRVARLCVVPPWREGGQAQFIDRPVPEPATATTSETRQWALGQLHRPITLAELARHARTSVRTFSRRFRAEVGMTPVQWLARQRVEHARRLLETTDLPVDRVAAEAGFGTAASLRQHLTGAIGVSPTVYRQTFRTTVSTAPAS
- a CDS encoding carbohydrate ABC transporter permease, whose amino-acid sequence is MTATISTTSVTPTRRRRRSARLSPLLVAFVLVPFAVESVWVFWPALQGFWFSLTSWDGMSPPAYVGADNYVELAGDATFRGALVNTVIWLVLFGGLSVLGGFGMALILQKERRGVGFYRAALFTPVVFSLVVTALVWRVFYQPDGVADTLLRAVGLEQLIRPWLADPQTALYAVILPALWRQIGYVMVLFLAGLKAIDPALHEAARMDGANSWQRLRHVTIPQLRGINAVVLSIIVIDSLRSFDIVWSLTRGGPYHSSELLSTYMYSTAFQSLRLGYASAIAVVIFVLALAVILGYLVRAFREEA
- a CDS encoding Fur family transcriptional regulator — its product is MTADFEAQLRTASLRVTRPRLAVLAALRDHPHVDTETVIGLVRADLPTVSHQAVYDVLRALTAAGLVRRIEPAGATARYESRVGDNHHHVVCRSCGAIADVDCAVGHAPCLTASDDHGFVVDEAEVVYWGTCPDCATESMPQ
- the katG gene encoding catalase/peroxidase HPI, translated to MSDTQDNTPSSAQGVDQKAAAGCPVAHDSVTAHGSESENPAIDSPTPRTGGRPRTNRDWWPNQLDLSVLHANSPKGNPLGEGFSYAKEFGKLDVEALKRDITQVLTTSQDWWPADFGHYGGLMIRMSWHAAGTYRIHDGRGGAGDGGQRFAPLNSWPDNANLDKARRLLWPVKQKYGQKISWADLLVLAGNVALESMGFKTFGFGFGREDVWEPEEIFWGPEDTWLGDERYVSEAQMSPEVGATEMGLIYVNPEGPRGNADPRAAAHFIRETFGRMAMNDEETVALIAGGHTFGKTHGAGVADDHVGPEPEGAPLEAQGLGWLSTYGSGKGGDTITSGLEVTWTDVPTRWSNRFFEILFGYEWELTTSPGGAKQWVAKDAEAIIPDAHDPAKKHKPTMLTTDLSLRVDPAYEKISRRFLENPGEFALAFAKAWYKLLHRDMGPVSRFLGPWVAEPQLWQDPVPVVDHELVGDADVTALKAKVLASGLTTAQLVSTAWASAASFRSTDKRGGANGARIRLEPQRSWEVNQPGQLATVLATLEGIQREFNDAGGAKISLADLIVLAGSAAVEKAARDAGVEVTVPFHPGRADATAEQTDVESFRVLEPRADGFRNYLRAGEKTQPEVLLIDRAFMLDLTAPEMTVLIGGLRSLGANVGGTRHGVLTDRPGVLTNDFFANLLSPGTRWKASESDEHVYEIRDVATDQVKWTATAVDLVFGSNSQLRALAEVYASEDARDKFVTDFVAAWTKVMELDRFDLA
- a CDS encoding ABC transporter substrate-binding protein — translated: MSDFDPGRRQFLGHLGLAGLGALGAGSLLSACASSAGGPTTSDGSGAITIQSNLSSPQAKAAMEKLIESFNAQGKGTARLNTIASETFRVQLPTYLTSANPPDLYTWYAGSVANDYASKDLLLDVSDVWKSLGDYPQSLRTLSTDASGKQIFVPMNNYWWGFFYRKSNFAKWGVREPKTWTDFLALCETLKSKGVPPIGIGLGDTPWVASAWFDYLNIRINGAPFHRELLAGKQRFDDPRVKAVFTRWREALPYFDPKGKAYPFQEATTALLAGKTGMFLIGTFFADAAPKDALGDLDFFRFPVIDPAVPLAEEAPTDGFFASAKTANPTGTRALLAYLAGVEAQEAYVKASSGIVLPANPKAKAVDSPLVVKGKAMLDEAKELTQFFNRDSNDALQPTADTALIKFIDKPDQIDAILREWQSSAEKVFKG
- a CDS encoding FadR/GntR family transcriptional regulator — encoded protein: MAQYARRGVHGQTVEAIARRILTGEIAAGATLNIVALQEEFDVSLTALREALKVLSAKGIVDARQKRGTFVRPRADWNLLDGDVIRWQFAGDTDQRLLDQLHEVRAIIEPAAARLAATRASEDDLAALDRALAEMAAANGDSGAAVAADLAFHRALLAATHNELLERMEVVMETGLAERDRLVHGGAAHDDPVPSHRAVVDALRERDAAAAESAMRELLDKAVRDVEKARGQRSSQ
- a CDS encoding NADP-dependent oxidoreductase; amino-acid sequence: MRAIEQDRLGGPEVLNLVEVDRPEPGPAEVLVRVHAVGVNPTDFWHRETGGLLGRPVRLGWDLSGVVEAAGVGAALFRPGDEVFGMPRLPQPAGTYAEYVAAPSRHLARKPAGLSHVQAAGLGLAGLTAWQALVDVADVQPGQRVLVHAAAGGVGHLAVQIAKARGAHVIGTASAAKHAFVRGLGADEVIDYTTTDFAERLHDLDVIVDSIGGEYGPRSLRTLRPGGILVALASPAETYLEEAAARQGKRARFMIVEPDAAGLSSLAGLVGTRQLRVEVDAVLPLEQVAKAHQIGQTGRTKGKIILTL
- a CDS encoding carbohydrate ABC transporter permease, with the translated sequence MNKLRTGAFHTGMILLSLLWLGPVLWVVLMSTRSFDDIAAHGVGSLPRSFTLDTYRQAWTDGGELRALINSTLVTVPSVVLSLGLSAMAAFALSRFRIPGRRTILLLMLAGNLLPPQILLIPVAKFSELTGLYDTLWALIAVQVGFGLGFYTFVLHGFMRDLPGEIQEAATIDGAGTAQIFTRVILPLTRPALAALGALSFTWIFNDLLWAITVLRTDDNMPVTPALLALQGQFVSSWNVIAAGTVIAAVPTVAVFLRFQRHFVSGLALGAVK